One window from the genome of Spirochaetota bacterium encodes:
- the melA gene encoding alpha-galactosidase — protein MPVKIAFIGAGSLGFTRQLVADILAVKELNDISIAFTDINEQNLDMVYQICDRDIRANQLPATLVKTTDRRTALSGANFVVNTVRVGGLDAFAADIEIPLSYGIDQCVGDTLGPGGIMYGQRGISAMLAFCKDIREVSAKDVLLLNYSNPNAQMTWAANKFGGVPCVGLCHGVQNGHRQIAEALTGWAKKHGQLKSNETIEKKDVDIICAGINHQTWYIQVRWRGMDMTPHLLEAYEMNVELSRKEKVRIDMLRRFGYYSTESNGHLSEYLPWYRKRQSEIEKWIDVDNVWDRAGGYLQVCSERRNFFETEFPKLLAEPPTIFSPERRSVEHGSWIIESIVTGRTYRGHFNMINNGCITNLPADAVVEAPGYVNAWGIQMPPIGDLPLGAAAVCTASISVQRLSVEAAVSGNDMLLRQAMMMDPLTGAVLDPNEIWQMTDDMLIAGERWLPQYTKAIAEAKTRKGRSQ, from the coding sequence ATGCCGGTAAAAATCGCGTTCATCGGGGCAGGCAGTCTCGGTTTTACCCGCCAACTGGTAGCGGACATTCTGGCGGTAAAGGAGCTCAACGATATATCGATAGCGTTCACCGATATCAACGAACAGAATCTTGATATGGTATATCAGATATGCGATCGCGATATACGGGCGAATCAGCTGCCGGCAACCCTCGTGAAAACAACCGACAGGCGCACGGCGCTCTCGGGGGCGAATTTTGTCGTCAATACGGTGCGCGTCGGCGGCCTTGACGCATTCGCTGCCGATATCGAGATACCGCTTTCGTACGGCATCGATCAATGTGTCGGCGATACGCTCGGCCCGGGCGGCATCATGTACGGACAGCGCGGCATATCGGCGATGCTCGCGTTCTGTAAGGATATACGCGAAGTTTCCGCAAAGGACGTTCTTCTCCTTAATTATTCAAATCCGAATGCGCAGATGACATGGGCGGCGAATAAATTCGGCGGTGTGCCGTGCGTCGGCCTCTGTCACGGCGTGCAGAACGGACATCGGCAGATAGCAGAAGCGTTGACCGGCTGGGCAAAAAAACACGGACAGCTGAAGAGTAACGAGACGATAGAGAAAAAGGATGTCGACATCATCTGCGCAGGGATAAACCATCAAACATGGTATATACAGGTGCGATGGCGCGGCATGGATATGACGCCGCATCTGCTCGAAGCGTATGAAATGAACGTGGAATTGTCGCGAAAGGAAAAAGTGCGCATTGACATGCTTCGCCGCTTCGGCTATTATTCCACGGAATCGAACGGACATTTGAGCGAATATCTCCCCTGGTATCGCAAGCGGCAGAGCGAGATAGAGAAGTGGATAGATGTGGACAATGTATGGGACAGGGCAGGCGGGTATCTGCAGGTATGCAGCGAACGGCGGAATTTCTTCGAGACGGAATTCCCGAAACTTCTGGCCGAGCCCCCGACGATATTCTCCCCTGAACGCCGTTCCGTCGAGCACGGCTCATGGATCATCGAAAGCATTGTCACAGGGCGTACGTATCGTGGCCATTTCAATATGATCAATAATGGATGCATCACGAATCTGCCGGCGGATGCCGTTGTGGAGGCCCCCGGATATGTGAATGCCTGGGGTATACAGATGCCGCCTATTGGCGACCTTCCGCTCGGCGCGGCGGCGGTATGCACTGCGAGTATATCCGTGCAGCGCCTGTCAGTTGAGGCAGCTGTTTCCGGCAACGACATGCTTCTCCGTCAGGCCATGATGATGGATCCGCTTACCGGCGCCGTTCTCGATCCCAATGAGATATGGCAGATGACCGATGATATGCTTATTGCCGGCGAGCGGTGGCTCCCGCAGTATACAAAAGCCATTGCAGAAGCGAAGACGCGCAAAGGAAGATCACAATGA
- a CDS encoding LamG-like jellyroll fold domain-containing protein: MKMSVCLLVMAAALLSAEERPAIELLFNGDLKNSGTLGGEAVFDNPLPDEAAKLGGTGANGFLDMSATLGGIADKNEKHGGAVTYPGKLTGNTVTVAVSFAPAVIDDLPRRIVSMAPLMQIYSERGQIICAVMNSKNDAKWLSVRQNTAPGTALSIAVVIDTANDEMRAYENSAGTVKLLTRVKGLPPNAAVSGGNTVIGNVGGSRPFKGRIDSVRVWMRALSESEIAPVLRGEDISAIALPAAPSSSSLKPSAIGDDASAAVTLTLTSSAPSGIAFIGEKASLTAVISNGRSVPRTFSLLLRVTNDIGETEDIERSIAASASGTTSISVPVASASAGYTSFRAELREAGAVVSRKESALAVVHTPRNFAKRDANTFFGLGNSHFNAEASARIGVRNHRQWMHMAAVKPGMSEDGWKQRDEEMASVRGRGMNVILTLEVRDEMLPPWTGWKSIADAATPEGIVHWRNFVRAVAERYKDKVIGFELINEPDNVCWHYNKYTLEKGASIYAALLKAGAEEIRAAAPGVPVLGIDVSGRDYNATKNGPTDDVPGGFLFSKAVLEKAADAIDVYTGHPYSHGRNFRPGVMAQTPDEMNFRGLHLEVSDMLKKTGRPIRQWTSEIGWAIAPGLALMSDENVRFGAVIAQALTYMRSVPGFEKAFWFIFHWHNWQTQLGENYGLFWCEENHKKVRASVCPLPLYPSPSAAAYATTSYFLEHARPVREVTIAD; encoded by the coding sequence ATGAAAATGAGCGTCTGTCTACTGGTTATGGCGGCGGCTTTGCTCTCGGCAGAGGAACGCCCCGCGATAGAGCTCCTTTTCAATGGCGACCTCAAGAACAGCGGAACGCTCGGCGGTGAGGCGGTGTTCGACAATCCGCTTCCCGATGAGGCGGCGAAACTCGGCGGGACCGGGGCGAACGGCTTTCTTGATATGTCGGCAACACTCGGCGGCATCGCCGATAAGAATGAAAAGCACGGCGGCGCGGTGACCTATCCGGGAAAACTCACCGGGAATACGGTCACGGTCGCTGTTTCGTTCGCTCCTGCCGTTATCGACGATCTTCCGCGGCGTATCGTGAGTATGGCGCCGCTCATGCAGATCTATTCCGAGCGCGGCCAGATAATATGCGCGGTCATGAACAGCAAGAACGATGCGAAATGGCTATCCGTGCGCCAGAACACGGCACCGGGAACGGCGCTCTCGATCGCCGTCGTCATCGACACTGCCAACGACGAGATGCGCGCGTACGAGAATTCAGCGGGGACGGTAAAGCTCCTTACACGGGTGAAGGGATTGCCGCCGAATGCCGCGGTGTCCGGCGGGAACACTGTCATCGGGAATGTCGGCGGGTCACGCCCCTTCAAGGGGCGCATCGATTCGGTCCGCGTATGGATGCGAGCGCTCTCCGAAAGCGAAATAGCGCCCGTACTCCGGGGCGAGGACATAAGCGCCATCGCGCTCCCGGCGGCACCGAGTTCGTCCTCACTCAAACCGTCCGCAATAGGCGATGATGCGTCGGCAGCAGTTACGCTGACGCTGACATCATCCGCGCCATCGGGTATCGCCTTCATCGGCGAAAAGGCATCGCTTACTGCGGTGATCTCAAACGGGCGAAGCGTACCGCGGACATTTTCGCTCCTCCTTCGCGTGACGAACGACATCGGCGAGACGGAGGACATCGAACGATCCATCGCGGCGTCGGCGTCGGGTACGACATCGATATCCGTTCCCGTCGCTTCTGCATCCGCAGGGTACACCTCGTTTCGTGCTGAGCTGAGAGAAGCAGGCGCTGTAGTAAGCCGAAAGGAGAGCGCTCTCGCCGTGGTCCATACGCCGCGTAATTTCGCAAAGCGGGATGCGAACACGTTCTTCGGGCTTGGAAACAGTCATTTCAACGCCGAGGCGTCCGCACGCATCGGTGTGCGCAATCATCGTCAGTGGATGCACATGGCCGCGGTAAAACCGGGTATGAGCGAAGACGGATGGAAACAGCGCGATGAGGAGATGGCATCCGTACGCGGGCGCGGCATGAACGTGATACTCACGCTCGAAGTGCGCGATGAAATGCTCCCGCCGTGGACGGGATGGAAAAGCATCGCCGATGCGGCGACACCGGAAGGCATTGTCCATTGGCGCAATTTCGTTCGCGCGGTCGCAGAGCGCTATAAGGACAAGGTTATCGGCTTTGAGCTCATCAACGAACCTGACAACGTATGCTGGCATTACAATAAATATACGCTCGAAAAAGGGGCATCGATATACGCCGCGCTCCTGAAAGCGGGCGCCGAGGAGATACGCGCCGCAGCCCCGGGAGTCCCCGTGCTCGGGATCGATGTGAGCGGGCGCGATTACAATGCGACCAAGAACGGCCCCACGGACGATGTGCCCGGGGGGTTTCTATTTTCGAAAGCCGTGCTCGAGAAAGCGGCTGATGCGATAGACGTCTATACCGGTCATCCGTATTCGCATGGCAGGAATTTCAGGCCCGGTGTCATGGCGCAGACCCCCGACGAGATGAATTTCCGCGGACTTCACCTTGAGGTCTCGGATATGCTGAAGAAAACGGGGCGTCCGATACGCCAATGGACATCAGAGATCGGTTGGGCTATCGCCCCTGGTCTTGCATTGATGAGCGATGAGAACGTGCGTTTCGGCGCGGTCATAGCGCAGGCTCTGACGTACATGAGATCGGTCCCCGGGTTTGAGAAGGCATTCTGGTTCATCTTCCACTGGCATAATTGGCAGACACAATTGGGCGAAAATTACGGGCTCTTCTGGTGTGAAGAAAATCATAAAAAGGTGCGCGCCTCCGTGTGTCCCCTCCCACTCTATCCATCGCCGTCGGCAGCCGCCTATGCGACGACATCGTACTTTCTCGAACACGCACGCCCCGTCCGCGAGGTGACGATAGCGGAT
- a CDS encoding uroporphyrinogen decarboxylase family protein has protein sequence MELTNRERFVRLFNGDALDRVPFMDIMGACNWPSALARWKTEGLTKDATFDTVRGIIGFDGKRGTYLPVKTFVWPEYERETMSDDSGRTRVRNRWGGIEVNLEGSELMAVTISGAVHDRASWNEVKSRLLAGTSGRFPSNWGTLAEEAKNGTEPVYTGDLPIGFFGALRELMGFEPLVMMFYDDPSLIHEMLDTLCDMWIDVYARMQDQVKLDYFFIWEDMCDKTGPLISPDQFREFLLPRYKRFTRSLRDNGCKHIMVDSDGDERPLVPLWIEGGVNVVFPWESQFGLDITEVRRRYPSLGMAGGINKHALAHGRKAIDDELKKVPFMLESGRYLPGLDHGVTNEVSWDNYRYFYDTLRERIRKYPPAASGAGVSGC, from the coding sequence ATGGAACTGACGAATCGCGAACGATTTGTACGGCTTTTCAACGGCGATGCGCTCGACCGCGTGCCGTTCATGGATATCATGGGCGCATGCAATTGGCCGTCGGCGCTTGCTCGCTGGAAAACCGAGGGGCTCACAAAGGACGCTACCTTCGATACCGTGCGCGGCATCATCGGTTTTGACGGCAAACGCGGGACCTATCTCCCGGTGAAAACGTTCGTATGGCCGGAATATGAGCGTGAGACAATGAGCGATGACAGCGGCAGAACGCGTGTGCGCAATCGCTGGGGCGGCATAGAGGTGAATCTTGAGGGTTCGGAGCTTATGGCAGTGACGATATCCGGGGCGGTGCATGACCGCGCATCATGGAACGAAGTGAAAAGCAGATTGCTCGCAGGCACATCCGGAAGATTTCCATCAAATTGGGGAACACTCGCAGAGGAAGCGAAGAACGGCACTGAGCCGGTATACACGGGAGATCTTCCCATCGGATTCTTCGGCGCACTCCGGGAGCTCATGGGATTCGAACCGCTTGTCATGATGTTCTACGACGATCCATCGCTCATCCATGAAATGCTCGATACGCTCTGCGATATGTGGATAGACGTTTACGCACGCATGCAGGATCAGGTGAAGCTCGACTATTTTTTCATCTGGGAAGACATGTGCGATAAGACCGGACCGCTCATCAGTCCCGATCAATTCCGTGAATTCCTGCTCCCGCGGTACAAGCGATTCACACGATCGCTCCGCGATAACGGGTGCAAACACATCATGGTCGACAGCGACGGCGACGAGAGACCGCTCGTGCCGCTCTGGATAGAAGGCGGTGTGAATGTCGTGTTCCCCTGGGAAAGCCAGTTCGGACTCGATATCACCGAGGTGCGGCGGCGCTATCCATCGCTCGGCATGGCGGGCGGCATCAACAAACATGCGCTTGCGCACGGGCGAAAGGCCATTGACGATGAATTGAAAAAAGTGCCGTTCATGCTCGAAAGCGGCCGCTATCTCCCCGGACTCGATCACGGCGTTACCAATGAAGTGTCGTGGGACAACTATCGGTATTTCTACGACACACTTCGTGAACGTATCCGGAAATACCCGCCGGCTGCAAGCGGTGCAGGCGTGTCCGGCTGCTGA
- a CDS encoding AraC family transcriptional regulator yields the protein MDILSQRLYERREMPVDEPLKIIRGVTKAGEKKIPSHFHSVLELVWFRNGAGGTIVVDGTRYRYKPREAILIRPYAMQSYELASAMQRHILFFLDTSSFLSLFAGSLLEEKVRSFMDRFCALPVVKNTITRAMIDRLSRVTVKNTAAVVSAVLSLEEACASAHNAPKEGFRFARALDYLEKNYHRKIGLGDAAGSIGMSTFYFSREFKRVTGEGFVEFLNRIRLNKAEGLLRYSRSSVTEIARATGFSSLSYFNNAFKRYHRMAPNQFRQALSRNS from the coding sequence ATGGATATTCTCTCACAACGATTGTACGAACGCCGGGAAATGCCCGTTGACGAACCGCTTAAGATAATTCGCGGCGTGACAAAGGCCGGCGAGAAGAAGATCCCGTCCCATTTTCACAGCGTCCTTGAACTTGTATGGTTCCGTAACGGCGCAGGCGGCACTATCGTGGTCGATGGCACTCGCTATCGATATAAACCGCGTGAGGCCATTCTTATCCGCCCGTATGCGATGCAGTCCTATGAGCTTGCATCTGCCATGCAGCGGCATATCCTTTTCTTTCTGGATACTTCAAGTTTTCTCTCACTGTTCGCCGGGTCGCTTCTGGAAGAGAAGGTGCGTTCATTCATGGACCGTTTCTGCGCACTTCCCGTTGTTAAAAACACCATCACCCGAGCCATGATCGATCGCCTTTCCCGTGTGACGGTTAAGAATACGGCCGCGGTAGTGTCCGCCGTGCTTTCTCTCGAGGAGGCGTGTGCGTCAGCGCACAATGCGCCGAAGGAAGGGTTTCGTTTCGCCAGAGCGCTCGACTATCTCGAAAAGAATTATCACCGGAAGATCGGTCTTGGCGATGCGGCCGGTTCCATCGGCATGAGCACGTTCTATTTCTCGCGTGAATTCAAACGAGTGACCGGCGAGGGATTCGTGGAATTCCTCAACCGGATACGGCTTAACAAGGCAGAGGGACTCCTGCGATATTCCCGCTCGAGCGTAACCGAAATAGCGCGGGCTACCGGCTTCTCGAGCCTGTCATATTTCAACAATGCGTTCAAACGCTATCACCGAATGGCGCCGAATCAATTCAGACAGGCGCTGTCACGGAATAGCTGA
- a CDS encoding right-handed parallel beta-helix repeat-containing protein, which translates to MRKAMSVTAFIFCAALSSLALFADDIIDLSADAGLYITNEGHASLNVDKQFLLKDGPRAGKYKNSFAATTGDGENNYMLITLAKAAYIRSFYIENRKEAPERAASLAVWISEDNANWTKAWNADKPELSWSIELEKPIHGRYVKVGLTAKNMLTLNKVRVYGSFGTMTDEVRTGPLTLVYFVGMRDGSKGTDGITFKVEVGEAGKPRTLLAATSHALQEWKYCTADLSAFRGKTVSIRLIADPNSNTARDWGAWGDIAVVEGAIPEEYRNNTKDPRVKTIARLETVNDFSPGLLVKDREIRSPLLEQESGGQFTISPNTAGGVTRRGFYSHPAWKGEHQGAPAFIDFTMDLSGNTKALSVDTDMRSLFEKSAFAATGNYALPPEMAAWDEAVKATQRGAARSFRALFDKAAARGDTRFVIAPGHYRFNGALKTLLVFKAMKNMEIVASGATFWIEDESGGGLFFQDCSNVTIRGLTVDYDPLPFTEGVIVGINIPQNYIILRIIDGFPMLGLSTARFGKNCVLFRQDGTKIHQIWVGAYDITPLEERYVKVDISGRIFVEPYRSLEKGSAGLGDVFVIPPRMINQHTFLLSGCARMSFENVAVFASSMFGFYEGAGGGANRYSGCRIVRRPDTKRFISGNADGIHSCLMDKGPTIENCEIAYNCDDANNIRGNFAMVAQAEDDTHVQLLTPFGKNIAVGSQLSFYDYLSMKNTGTVRISALEAVTDAAVIDGAMKMETEKALRSFPVRMLWRATLDAPVTTERYAMVASDMANGDGFIVRSNYFHDNNGRGTAIKAAHGLIEGNRYERTAHAGIHLSSELYWLEGPIPHDVTIRNNTLTECVWNFDIRMASSSQPGTICASIMTHGGELSPVRLMYNIAVENNSIVNSGSAGMVLVNMFNSVVRGNNIVNEKAAGSLGNGKGFFGEEMNHGICIISASNITISENTVTTANEGIKNIRIGKYADAATISVK; encoded by the coding sequence ATGAGGAAAGCAATGTCTGTAACGGCATTTATTTTTTGTGCGGCGTTATCATCACTTGCTCTATTCGCCGATGACATTATCGATCTGAGCGCGGATGCAGGGCTGTATATCACGAACGAAGGACATGCGTCCCTGAACGTCGATAAGCAGTTCCTGTTAAAAGACGGTCCTCGTGCCGGCAAATATAAGAATTCATTTGCAGCCACCACGGGCGATGGCGAGAATAACTATATGCTCATAACGCTTGCCAAGGCGGCATATATACGATCGTTCTACATCGAGAACAGAAAAGAAGCCCCGGAGCGTGCTGCATCGCTCGCTGTCTGGATATCCGAGGATAATGCGAATTGGACAAAAGCGTGGAACGCTGACAAGCCGGAGCTGTCTTGGTCCATAGAGCTTGAAAAACCGATACACGGACGATATGTGAAAGTCGGGCTTACGGCAAAAAATATGCTTACGCTCAACAAGGTCCGGGTATACGGTTCCTTTGGCACGATGACGGATGAGGTACGTACCGGCCCGCTTACGCTCGTCTATTTTGTCGGTATGCGCGATGGCTCGAAAGGCACCGACGGGATAACATTCAAAGTCGAGGTCGGCGAAGCAGGAAAGCCGCGGACATTGCTGGCAGCGACGAGTCATGCGCTTCAGGAATGGAAGTACTGCACTGCGGACCTGAGCGCTTTTCGGGGCAAGACGGTAAGCATTCGTCTCATTGCGGACCCGAACAGCAATACCGCCAGGGACTGGGGGGCCTGGGGTGACATCGCTGTTGTCGAGGGCGCGATACCGGAGGAGTACCGGAACAATACAAAGGACCCGCGGGTAAAGACCATCGCGCGGCTGGAAACGGTCAATGATTTCAGCCCGGGATTACTTGTGAAAGATCGCGAAATACGTTCACCGCTGCTTGAACAGGAAAGCGGCGGTCAGTTCACTATCAGTCCGAATACCGCCGGCGGAGTGACGCGACGGGGTTTTTATTCACATCCGGCATGGAAAGGCGAGCATCAGGGCGCGCCTGCATTCATAGATTTCACCATGGACCTTTCAGGGAATACAAAAGCACTCAGCGTTGATACGGATATGAGATCACTATTTGAGAAAAGCGCATTCGCAGCAACGGGGAACTATGCGCTTCCCCCTGAAATGGCGGCATGGGATGAAGCAGTAAAGGCGACGCAGCGGGGAGCGGCGAGATCGTTTCGCGCTCTCTTCGATAAAGCGGCTGCACGCGGCGATACAAGATTCGTCATCGCCCCGGGGCATTATCGATTCAATGGAGCGCTCAAAACTCTCCTTGTGTTCAAAGCGATGAAGAATATGGAGATAGTCGCTTCCGGAGCGACGTTCTGGATAGAGGATGAGAGCGGCGGCGGTCTGTTCTTTCAGGACTGCAGCAATGTCACGATACGCGGGCTTACGGTCGATTACGACCCGCTTCCATTCACCGAGGGCGTGATAGTCGGGATAAATATCCCGCAGAACTACATCATCCTGCGCATTATCGATGGATTTCCCATGCTTGGATTATCGACGGCCCGTTTCGGGAAGAACTGCGTTCTTTTCAGACAGGACGGGACGAAGATACATCAGATATGGGTCGGCGCGTATGATATCACACCGCTTGAAGAGCGATATGTAAAAGTTGACATATCCGGCAGGATATTTGTCGAGCCATACCGCTCGCTCGAAAAGGGAAGCGCCGGCCTCGGCGATGTATTCGTCATCCCCCCGCGCATGATCAATCAGCACACATTTTTGCTTTCCGGATGCGCCCGCATGTCATTTGAGAATGTCGCAGTATTCGCCTCGAGCATGTTCGGGTTTTATGAGGGCGCCGGCGGCGGTGCCAACAGGTACAGCGGCTGCCGCATCGTTCGGCGTCCGGACACGAAGCGATTTATTTCAGGGAATGCCGACGGCATACATTCATGCCTGATGGACAAGGGTCCGACGATAGAGAACTGCGAGATCGCCTACAATTGCGACGATGCGAACAATATTCGCGGCAATTTCGCCATGGTCGCTCAAGCCGAGGACGATACCCATGTGCAGCTTTTGACGCCGTTCGGGAAGAACATCGCCGTGGGTTCACAGCTTTCGTTCTATGATTATCTGTCGATGAAGAACACCGGCACGGTACGCATTTCCGCGCTCGAGGCGGTCACCGATGCCGCGGTCATTGACGGTGCAATGAAAATGGAGACAGAGAAGGCGCTGCGCAGTTTTCCAGTACGAATGCTCTGGCGCGCGACCCTTGATGCGCCGGTCACCACCGAGCGGTATGCAATGGTGGCGAGTGACATGGCGAACGGCGACGGCTTCATCGTGCGCAGCAATTATTTCCACGACAATAATGGGCGCGGTACGGCGATAAAAGCTGCTCATGGTCTCATCGAAGGGAACAGATATGAGCGCACCGCGCATGCCGGTATCCATCTGAGTTCGGAGCTCTATTGGCTGGAGGGGCCCATTCCGCACGATGTTACGATACGGAATAACACTTTAACCGAATGCGTATGGAATTTTGATATACGTATGGCATCATCATCCCAGCCGGGGACCATATGCGCTTCTATCATGACGCACGGCGGTGAATTGTCCCCGGTACGCTTGATGTACAACATAGCCGTCGAGAATAATTCCATTGTGAATTCGGGGAGCGCGGGCATGGTTCTCGTGAATATGTTCAATTCTGTTGTTCGCGGGAACAATATCGTAAATGAGAAGGCGGCAGGATCGCTGGGAAACGGCAAGGGCTTTTTCGGCGAGGAGATGAATCACGGCATTTGTATCATTTCTGCAAGCAATATCACGATATCAGAGAATACGGTAACGACCGCGAATGAGGGGATCAAAAATATCCGCATCGGGAAATATGCCGATGCCGCAACGATATCGGTTAAGTAG
- a CDS encoding YhcH/YjgK/YiaL family protein, producing the protein MILASLDDIGLRVSDERLSAAFRFLRTVSDTTPDGEVEIDGRNVYAKVLSFRTQPREERFYETHRSYIDVQSVLSGSHIIEWMPRSMLAPAVYDDAGDMIKYSEHTVGTPVRMAGRIVAVLYPEDAHRPLCMDVRPGPVRVCVVKVKLPLW; encoded by the coding sequence ATGATACTCGCATCGCTCGATGACATCGGGCTTCGCGTATCCGACGAACGGCTTTCGGCGGCATTTCGCTTTCTGCGGACAGTGAGCGACACTACGCCCGATGGAGAGGTTGAGATCGATGGCCGGAATGTATATGCCAAGGTCCTGTCGTTTCGGACACAGCCGCGCGAAGAGCGCTTCTATGAAACGCATCGCTCATACATCGATGTGCAATCTGTTCTCTCCGGCAGTCACATCATTGAATGGATGCCGAGAAGCATGCTCGCGCCGGCGGTGTACGATGACGCCGGCGACATGATAAAATACAGCGAGCACACTGTCGGAACGCCGGTACGAATGGCCGGTCGTATCGTCGCAGTTCTCTATCCGGAGGACGCCCATCGTCCGCTCTGTATGGATGTTCGTCCCGGGCCGGTACGCGTCTGCGTGGTCAAGGTGAAACTTCCCCTCTGGTGA